A region of Cryptococcus decagattii chromosome 3, complete sequence DNA encodes the following proteins:
- a CDS encoding vacuolar transporter chaperone 1 — protein sequence MSTQPLLQRTAKKRIALPVRVEPKVFFANERTFLSWLHFAVVLGGLAVGLLNFGDKVGKISAAMYTIIAMGVMLYALVIYQMRARAIRLRTGAPYDDRLGPTILCVALLAAIVTNFILKAVYE from the exons ATGTCTACACAACCACTTCTTCAAAGAACGGCCAAAAAG AGGATCGCCCTTCCTGTCAGAGTCGAGCCCAAGGTATTCTTCGCCAATGA ACGTACATTTCTTTCATGGCTTCATTTTGCCGTCGTCCTTGGCGGTCTAGCGGTCGGCCTCTTAAATTTTGGCGATAAG GTGGGCAAGATATCTGCCGCCATGTACACCATTATCGCGATGGGCGTCATGCTCTACGCGCTGGTCATCTATCAGATGCGTGCAAGGGCTATAAGATTAAGGACTGGGGCGCCTTATGATGACCGCTTGGGCCCC ACAATTCTGTGCGTCGCCCTTCTTGCCGCAATTGTCACCAACTTTATCCTCAAGGCTGTCTACGAATAA
- a CDS encoding translation initiation factor IF-2, producing MPMALTFCRCCRELGYRHSVSSTRSFSCSLVPFADVSGSLGLPVRDWSRQTSVNTFKDEDRQGSRKVKGGMRKKKDDAGRRMTRSGESNRGFGLVGNSVRAHEAGNRDTFTEGLSRWGLPADERGERKVSFGNKHIRHENQPTGLSSPQGDRTGRSHIQSSATSSMPLEEDGDDDSVPVKRSHGSKDRKGRLLFHSKSTIVVTAKVMFRNQLRPIFGVKLFPLQAKMMQLDMSEDQRRSDYLLSSEEACNIAIEYGYNPIVDDDASFDIYPDPDPVDGSERPLRPPVVTIMGHVDHGKTTLLDSLRHTSVAASEAGGITQHIGAFSVPLSSLLPHVDPSSAASTITFLDTPGHAAFTAMRARGASVTDIIVLVVAADDGVMPQTKEVIELAKSEGDKVGLVVAINKCDKPEVNIQKVKNALGAEGIFLEEDGGDIPSVRVSALKKTGLDDLVETLSTLAEIRDLRARRDGKAEGYVLESRVDKGRGNVASVLITKGALRAGASIVAGHTWCRVRQMQDDKGKPLREALPGTPVFVTGWKDLPSAGDELLEARSGEDEAKKAVSNRKRDEERKRLMADVEQINAKRKEERQRLEAEAAAAAAAEVGERGEDISVNAHSRKPEFKTLNLLVKADVSGTVEAVVGSLEHIGNKEAGVKIIHTGVGEISESDVSLAEASGATIVGFNVTAPRAIQTIAKNANVPLQLESVIYRLIDKVRQDVASLLPPTIEYSVKGEATVLQLFSINLKRKQTVTIAGCRVNNGIIDRTEGVRVLRGPERKVVYEGSIETLKHLKKDVHEVRKGMECGIALEGFVDIREADEIVTFVKVEVPREL from the exons ATGCCTATGGCATTGACATTCTGTAGATGCTGCAGGGAGCTCGGATATCGACATTCTGTCTCTTCAACCAGGTCCTTCTCTTGTAGTCTGGTGCCATTCGCCGATGTCTCTGGCAGCCTTGGACTTCCTGTAAGAGACTGGTCTCGGCAGACTTCTGTAAATACGttcaaggatgaagatcGTCAAGGATCAAGGAAAGTGAAAGGAGGtatgaggaagaaaaaggatgatgCAGGGAGACGAATGA CACGTAGCGGCGAATCAAACAGAGGATTTGGACTAGTAGGCAATTCTGTGCGGGCTCACGAGGCCGGTAATAGAGACACTTTTACAGAAGGTCTCTCTCGCTGGGGGCTCCCTGCAGATGAAAGAGGTGAAAGGAAAGTAAGCTTCGGTAACAAACACATTCGCCATGAAAACCAACCCACTGGGCTCTCTA GCCCTCAAGGAGATCGCACAGGTCGCTCTCATATCCAATCAAGCGCCACAAGTAGTATGCCATTAGAGGAGGACGGGGATGATGATTCAGTACCTGTGAAGCGCTCACATGGTTCCAAGGACCGAAAAGGCCG CCTGCTATTCCATTCCAAAAGCACCATCGTCGTGACCGCCAAAGTCATGTTCCGCAACCAGTTGCGCCCC ATATTTGGCGTCAAGCTTTTCCCTCTACAAGCAAAGATGATGCAGCTAGACATGTCGGAAGACCAGAGGAGATCAGATTACTTGCTTAGCTCAGAGGAAGCATGCAATATAGCAATTGAATATGGGTATAACCCTATcgtggatgatgatgcgAGCTTTGACATCTATCCTGA TCCTGATCCAGTTGATGGGTCTGAACGGCCCTTAAGGCCTCCTGT GGTCACTATTATGGGCCATGTTGATCACGGCAAAACCACGCTTTTGGACTCTCTTCGTCATACATCTGTTGCCGCCTCTGAAGCTGGTGGTATCACACAACATATTGGTGCATTCTCGGTAcccctttcttcccttcttcctcatgTCGACCCTTCTTCCGCTGCGTCTACTATCACTTTCCTGGACACTCCTGGCCATGCAGCATTCACTGCCATGCGCGCGCGAGGCGCATCCGTCACTGACATCATCGTTCTCGTCGTGGCAGCAGATGACGGAGTTATGCCTCAAACAAAGGAGGTTATCGAACTTGCCAAGAGTGAAGGCGATAAAGTAGGATTAGTTGTGGCTATCAATAAATGCGACAAGCCCGAAGTGAACATTCAAAAGGTAAAGAACGCACTGGGAGCCGAGGGTATCTTTctggaagaggatggtggTGATATTCCTAGCGTACGTGTCTCGGCCTTGAAGAAAACGGGTCTGGACGACTTAGTGGAGACCTTGTCGACGCTAGCAGAAATCAGGGATTTGAGAGCCAGGAGAGACGGGAAAGCAGAGGGCTATGTGCTTGAGTCAAGGGTGGATAAAGGCAGAGG GAACGTGGCTTCAGTGCTGATCACCAAGGGCGCATTGCGCGCTGGAGCGTCCATCGTTGCTGGTCACACATGGTGTCGTGTCCGTCAAATGCAAGATGACAAGGGAAAGCCATTACGCGAGGCTTTGCCTGGCACCCCTGTCTTCGTCACTGGCTGGAAAGATCTTCCCAGCGCTGGCGATGAGCTCCTTGAAGCAAGGTCTGGCGAAGATGAGGCGAAGAAAGCTGTCAGCAATCGTAAGCGTGACGAAGAAAGGAAACGACTCATGGCGGATGTTGAGCAAATTAATGCGAAACGCAAGGAAGAGAGACAACGGCTGGAAGCAGAAGCTGCGGCTGCAGCTGCGGCTGAAGTGGgggagagaggggaagaCATCTCAGTTAATGCGCACAGCAGGAAACCCGAATTCAAAACTTTGAACCTTTTGGTCAAGGCAGATGTTAGCGGCACCGTCGAGGCTGTTGTGGGTTCCTTAGAACACATCGGGAACAAGGAAGCTGGAGTCAAAATCATCCATACAGGGGTTGGTGAAATATCGGAATCGGACGTTTCATTGGCCGAGGCTTCAGGGG CCACCATAGTAGGATTCAATGTTACTGCCCCTCGGGCTATTCAAACTATTGCCAAGAATGCCAACGTTCCTCTCCAACTGGAATCTGTCATTTATCGTTTGATTGACAAGGTCCGCCAGGATGTTGCATCACTCCTTCCCCCTACTATCGAATACTCTGTCAAGGGTGAAGCTACAGTTCTACAGCTTTTTTCAATAAATCTCAAGCGGAAACAAACCGTTACGATTGCAGGGTGCAGGGTGAATAACGGGATCATCGACCGCACCGAGGGTGTCAGGGTTTTAAGGGGTCCGGAAAGAAAAGTGGTTTACGAGGGGTCTATCGAGACTCTGAAGCATCTGAAGAAAGATGTGCACGAAGTCAGGAAAGGCATGGAATGCGGCATCGCTCTTGAAGGATTTGTAGATATAAGGGAAGCAGATGAAATTGTCACTTTCGTCAAGGTTGAAGTACCAAGGGAGCTGTGA
- a CDS encoding 5-formyltetrahydrofolate cyclo-ligase: MAATFALKATLRKTMLRTLKGMSDSEIDKQSRDVFRILLDQNFFKKANSVGCYLSMAHGELRTNLIVDHLLKRGTSLYTPYIPATPAQTRNPSGPPPSSPSPEQDMRMLRLYTTQDLESCPLDRWGIIDPGVERKDVENSLREDAMSSKAPAMDLILIPGVAFDEECNRLGRGKAYYDRFLQSYTSTRPRPLLVAIALEPQMLSPGEKVPTLDWDFQLDGVISPSGIVWRKKSEVSN; encoded by the exons ATGGCTGCAACATTCGCCCTCAAAGCAACGCTACGCAAAACCATGCTTCGGACGCTCAAGGGCATGAGTGATTCCGAGATTGACAAGCAGT CTAGGGATGTCTTCCGTATACTCCTTGATCAGAATTTTTTCAAGAAAGCGAACTCGGTCGGGTGCTATCTCAGTATGGCGCACGGTGAATTACGAACGAACTTAATCGTGgatcatcttctcaaaCGAG GAACTTCATTGTACACACCATACATCCCTGCAACCCCTGCCCAAACCCGCAACCCCTCTGGCCCGCCGCCCTCCAGCCCATCACCAGAACAAGATATGCGTATGCTCAGATTGTATACCACTCAAGATCTGGAAAGCTGTCCCCTAGATAGATGGGGGATCATTGACCCTGGAGTAGAGAGGAAGGACGTGGAAAACTCGTTACGGGAGGATG CTATGAGTTCCAAAGCACCCGCAATGGACTTGATCCTCATCCCGGGCGTCGCATTCGACGAAGAGTGTAATAGA CTTGGCCGAGGTAAAGCCTACTATGACCGTTTTCTTCAATCATACACCTCTACGCGTCCTCGCCCTTTACTTG TGGCTATTGCACTCGAGCCGCAAATGTTATCACCTGGGGAGAAGGTCCCCACCTTGGATTGGGACTTTCAGCTTGATGGGGTCATCTCACCATCCGGCATTGTATGGAGGAAAAAATCGGAAGTATCAAACTAA